Proteins from a single region of Apium graveolens cultivar Ventura chromosome 7, ASM990537v1, whole genome shotgun sequence:
- the LOC141674321 gene encoding uncharacterized protein LOC141674321, with translation MVFEDHDTPEEPVKDDNVGTDEESVYAGSDDERMTPNSTDEDEPNFPEFNEYVDMERPVFELVEVSKHAVYRAKTRALLKINGTHKEQFGQVWDYAYEVRRVLPESTIKILCEDPEPGEQSGRFMRIKLVGLDGCHLKGPFGGQLLATVGVDANNGMYPIAWAVVESETTESWKWFMELLSQDLKIQNDAEWTFISDRQKGLINALEEVVPNAKHIFYVMHLYQNTHKEFKGVALRQLLWKAARSTTDWEFNLHMNKMKEIAVKCYEWLMAKPKTQWTSSIRKFRDLPIITMFRELHKAVMKRIQVRRDKLGSRETIIYPSALKKLEKAIQYAGNCAVSWSGGTKYLITCTNGGHELVVDLHNRTCTYRKWDLTGISCYHACACIAIKNEPWEMHINNCYSKEEYMKLYNCTLDPIVGPEFWKTSAEPKPLPPNVKTPAGRPKKKRVTKNDISPDATKLSKAGTVVNCHYCKARGHNARTCVAKKNDAIKKAAEEGSMPNIAKSTCVCKTCNKPGHNLRTCSVKKQIVQGGNSSTNPSTDQYQQRIPEMMHQHEDRQIHGTQGSSTSAFQEQTRKNTPKRKR, from the exons ATGGTATTTGAAGATCATGACACCCCTGAAGAGCCTGTTAAAGATGATAATGTGGGTACAGATGAGGAGAGTGTCTATGCTGGGAGTGATGATGAGAGGATGACCCCTAATTCTACAGATGAAGATGAGCCAAATTTTCCAGAATTCAACGAATATGTGGATATGGAGAGACCTGTCTTTGAGCTGG TGGAAGTGTCAAAGCATGCTGTTTATAGGGCTAAGACTAGAGCACTGTTAAAGATCAATGGCACTCACAAAGAACAGTTTGGTCAGGTATGGGATTATGCATATGAAGTGAGGAGGGTTTTGCCTGAAAGCACTATTAAGATATTGTGTGAAGATCCAGAGCCAGGTGAACAAAGTGGGAGGTTTATGAGAAT AAAATTAGTTGGCCTAGATGGTTGTCACCTTAAAGGACCATTTGGTGGGCAACTCTTGGCAACAGTTGGGGTAGATGCCAATAATGGCATGTACCCAATTGCATGGGCAGTAGTGGAATCTGAAACTACAGAATCCTGGAAGTGGTTCATGGAGTTATTGAGCCAAGACTTGAAGATTCAAAATGATGCAGAATGGACCTTCATCTCTGATAGGCAGAAG GGACTTATAAATGCACTGGAGGAGGTGGTACCAAATGCTAAACACATATTTTATGTTATGCATTTGTACCAAAATACGCATAAAGAATTCAAAGGAGTGGCATTAAGACAACTCCTTTGGAAGGCTGCAAGGTCTACCACTGATTGGGAGTTCAATTTACATATGAATAAGATGAAGGAG ATTGCTGTTAAGTGTTATGAGTGGTTAATGGCCAAGCCCAAAACACAGTGGACAAG CTCTataagaaagttcagggacttgCCTATCATAACAATGTTCAGAGAGTTGCACAAGGCTGTGATGAAAAGAATCCAAGTGAGGAGAGATAAGTTGGGTTCAAGAGAAACAATCATTTATCCTAGTGCCCTTAAGAAATTAGAAAA AGCAATTCAGTATGCTGGGAATTGTGCAGTATCATGGTCTGGAGGCACCAAATATTTGATAACTTGCACAAATGGGGGTCATGAACTGGTGGTTGACCTACATAACAGAACATGCACTTACAGAAAATGGGATCTCACTGGGATCtcatgctatcatgcttgtgcatGTATAGCTATTAAGAATGAACCTTGGGAAATGCATATAAACAACTGTTATAGCAAGGAAGAGTACATGAAG CTATACAATTGCACACTGGACCCCATTGTGGGGCCTGAATTTTGGAAAACAAGTGCTGAACCAAAGCCCTTACCCCCAAATGTTAAGACCCCTGCAGGAAGGCCAAAGAAAAAAAGGGTGACAAAGAATGATATTTCTCCTGATGCCACAAAACTAAGCAAGGCTGGGACAGTTGTGAATTGTCATTATTGCAAAGCAAGGGGTCACAATGCTAGGACTTGTGTTGCCAAG AAAAATGATGCAATTAAAAAGGCTGCTGAGGAAGGAAGTATGCCTAATATAGCCAAGTCAACTTGTGTGTGCAAAACATGCAATAAACCTGGTCATAATTTAAGAACTTGTTCAGTTAAG AAACAAATAGTGCAAGGGGGAAATTCTTCTACAAATCCATCAACAGATCAATACCAACAAAGAATACCTGAGATGATGCATCAACATGAAGACAGACAGATTCATGGAACCCAAGGAAGCTCAACCTCTGCATTTCAAGAACAAACCAGGAAAAACACCCCAAAGAGAAAGAGATAA
- the LOC141670386 gene encoding protein NRT1/ PTR FAMILY 4.3 has protein sequence MEIDTSTRSEIKESHNNSNNVCDEDITVDWRGKPSNPNKHGGMRAASFVLGLQTFEIMGIAAVGNNLITYVINEMHYSLSKSANIVTNFVGTIFLLALVGGYISDSYLGCFWTVLIFGFIEFSGFILLSVQAHLPQLKPPKCNMLTDGDQCVEAKGFKALIFFMALYLVALGSGCVKPNMIAHGADQFNKNDSKQSKKLSSYFNAAYFAFSLGELVALTLLVWLQTHSGMDIGFGVSAAAMALGLISLVCGTIFYKNKPPRGSIITPIAQVFVAAIMKRKKENAGDPQMLHGMQGKIADANATTAYDVGHPQYTNRFRFLDKACIKTGAENSMNENAWSLCTVNQVEQVKTLIIVVPIFACTIVFNTILAQLQTFSVQQGSSMDTQLTKSFHIPPASLQAIPYIILIFLVPLYDTFFVPFARKITGHESGISPLRRIGFGLFVATFSMVAAAIMEKKRRVAAVESNEIISIFWITPQYLIFGLSEMFTAIGLIEFFYKQNIKGMQSFLTAMTYCSYSFGFYLSSVLVSLVNKITSNSSSRGWMGENDLNDDRLDLFYWFLAVLSFLNFVNYLFWARWYNGSMPSVIDTKPEFDSKSVKDNYVGEEMA, from the exons ATGGAGATTGATACTAGTACAAGAAGTGAAATAAAAGAATCacataataatagtaataatgtATGTGATGAAGACATTACAGTTGATTGGAGAGGCAAACCCTCCAACCCTAACAAGCATGGTGGAATGAGAGCTGCTtcctttgtccttg GGTTACAAACATTTGAGATAATGGGAATAGCAGCAGTTGGGAACAACTTGATAACATATGTGATAAACGAGATGCACTACTCTTTGTCAAAATCTGCAAACATTGTGACAAACTTCGTTGGCACAATTTTCCTTCTGGCACTTGTTGGTGGCTACATCTCTGATTCTTATCTTGGCTGCTTTTGGACCGTCCTCATCTTTGGCTTTATTGAATTTTCT GGGTTCATATTGCTTTCGGTTCAAGCCCATCTTCCACAACTAAAGCCACCAAAATGCAACATGTTAACCGATGGAGACCAATGTGTAGAGGCAAAAGGCTTCAAGGCCTTAATATTCTTCATGGCCCTATACTTGGTTGCACTAGGGAGTGGGTGCGTGAAACCAAACATGATAGCTCATGGTGCTGATCAGTTCAATAAAAATGATTCAAAGCAATCCAAGAAACTCTCTAGCTACTTCAATGCTGCATACTTCGCGTTCTCTCTTGGTGAACTTGTCGCCTTGACGCTTCTAGTTTGGCTACAAACTCATTCCGGCATGGACATTGGATTCGGTGTTTCGGCAGCTGCCATGGCTTTGGGGTTGATCAGCTTGGTTTGTGGTACCATTTTTTACAAGAACAAGCCTCCTAGGGGAAGCATTATAACCCCCATTGCTCAA GTATTTGTGGCGGCAATAatgaagagaaagaaagaaaatgcaGGTGATCCACAAATGCTCCATGGAATGCAAGGCAAGATAGCAGATGCAAATGCTACTACAGCATATGATGTCGGCCATCCTCAGTACACAAATAGATTTCG GTTCTTGGACAAAGCTTGTATAAAAACAGGAGCAGAAAACAGCATGAATGAAAATGCATGGAGTTTATGCACAGTAAACCAAGTTGAACAAGTTAAGACACTAATTATAGTTGTCCCAATATTTGCATGCACCATTGTATTCAACACCATTTTAGCACAACTACAAACATTCTCAGTTCAACAAGGAAGTTCCATGGATACTCAACTCACTAAATCTTTCCACATTCCTCCTGCTTCTCTTCAAGCCATCCCTTACATTATCCTCATCTTTTTGGTCCCTCTCTACGACACATTTTTCGTCCCTTTTGCTAGAAAAATCACTGGTCATGAATCCGGAATAAGCCCCTTAAGGCGCATAGGGTTTGGCCTCTTTGTTGCAACTTTTTCAATGGTTGCAGCTGCGATAATGGAGAAAAAAAGAAGGGTTGCAGCAGTGGAGTCTAATGAAATAATCTCCATATTTTGGATAACTCCGCAGTATTTGATTTTCGGATTATCAGAAATGTTTACTGCAATTGGATTAATTGAGTTCTTCTACAAACAAAACATAAAAGGAATGCAATCTTTTTTAACTGCCATGACTTACTGTTCATACTCTTTTGGCTTTTACCTAAGCTCTGTTCTTGTTTCATTGGTAAATAAGATCACTTCTAATTCTTCGAGCCGCGGATGGATGGGAGAGAATGATTTGAATGATGATAGGTTGGATCTATTTTACTGGTTTCTAGCTGTGCTGAGCTTTCTCAACTTTGTGAATTATCTCTTCTGGGCTAGATGGTATAACGGGAGCATGCCATCTGTGATAGATACTAAACCAGAGTTTGATTCTAAGTCTGTCAAAGATAATTATGTTGGAGAAGAAATGGCTTGA